Proteins encoded together in one Plutella xylostella chromosome 17, ilPluXylo3.1, whole genome shotgun sequence window:
- the LOC119691471 gene encoding protein yellow — MNGGGDVIGAVTSRGGWLGGDSVRAGSVSASPDRAARTMLPLLVLALAAAAAAQADNQTARPPPPRREQFRVIYEWNAIDFEWPSPETRDEYLNSSRYIPRNVLISGINYYGDSLFLTVPRMLGGVPATLATVPVAQTDTAPRLRPFPSWEANALGECAALQFVQNVEVDRNGILWILDNGRVGTLTDRPEAKCPPSLVLIDLKTGKNEMQRFPLPPDVVNYNSTYLNDLVVDNRDGDYAYITDNSASDPGLVVFRRRDARAWKVRDKPSMTLAADATYFRINGTSVNLPVNIDGIALGPPLRAADGRVDRTVYYCPLSSFHLYAINTSVLQNESLATGDVRRHVADLGLKPSQTDGMKMDSAGVLFYGLIGNATIAEWNTSTEFHSGQRTIARDPNYIQWVDRFTFDDHGNVYVVVNRLYNFVKNQVSLDEVNYRILKSHTGSRSYVHAEDLPAAPGAAPRAAAAAMALLPAALALLLM; from the coding sequence ATGAATGGGGGCGGTGATGTGATAGGCGCTGTGACGTCGCGCGGCGGCTGGCTCGGCGGCGACAGCGTGCGGGCCGGCAGTGTGTCCGCCAGCCCCGACCGCGCCGCACGCACCATGCTGCCGCTCCTTGTGCTCGCcctggccgccgccgccgccgcgcaggCCGACAACCAGaccgcgcgcccgccgccgccgcgccgagAGCAGTTCCGCGTCATCTACGAGTGGAACGCCATCGACTTCGAGTGGCCCTCGCCGGAGACGCGCGACGAGTACCTCAACTCCAGCCGCTACATCCCCCGCAACGTGCTCATCTCCGGCATCAACTACTACGGCGACAGCCTGTTCCTGACCGTGCCGCGCATGCTGGGCGGCGTGCCCGCCACGCTGGCCACCGTGCCGGTCGCGCAGACGGACACGGCGCCGCGCCTGCGCCCCTTCCCCTCCTGGGAGGCCAACGCGCTCGGCGAATGCGCCGCGCTGCAGTTCGTGCAGAACGTGGAGGTGGACCGCAACGGCATCCTGTGGATCCTGGACAACGGGCGCGTGGGCACGCTCACCGACCGCCCCGAGGCCAAGTGCCCGCCCTCGCTCGTGCTCATCGACCTCAAGACCGGCAAGAACGAGATGCAGCGCTTCCCGCTGCCGCCCGACGTCGTCAACTACAACTCCACGTACCTGAACGACCTGGTGGTGGACAACCGCGACGGCGACTACGCGTACATCACGGACAACAGCGCCAGCGACCCCGGGCTCGTGGTGTTCCGCCGCCGCGACGCGCGCGCCTGGAAGGTCCGCGACAAGCCGTCCATGACGCTGGCCGCCGACGCCACGTACTTCCGCATCAACGGCACCAGCGTCAACCTGCCCGTCAACATCGACGGCATCGCGCTGGGCCCGCCGCTGCGCGCCGCCGACGGCCGCGTGGACCGCACCGTGTACTACTGCCCGCTGTCCAGCTTCCACCTGTACGCCATCAACACGTCTGTGCTGCAGAACGAGTCGCTGGCGACGGGCGACGTGCGGCGCCACGTGGCGGACCTCGGCCTCAAGCCCTCGCAGACCGACGGCATGAAGATGGACTCGGCGGGCGTGCTGTTCTACGGGCTCATCGGCAACGCCACCATCGCCGAGTGGAACACCTCGACGGAGTTCCACTCGGGGCAGCGCACCATCGCGCGCGACCCCAACTACATCCAGTGGGTGGACCGCTTCACGTTCGACGACCACGGCAACGTGTACGTGGTGGTCAACCGCCTCTACAACTTCGTGAAGAACCAGGTGAGCCTGGACGAGGTGAACTACCGCATCCTGAAGTCGCACACGGGGTCGCGCAGCTACGTGCACGCGGAGGACCTGCCGGCGGCCCCCggcgccgcgccccgcgccgctgcTGCAGCGATGGCGCTGCTGCCCGCTGCTCTCGCGCTGCTGCTCATGTAG